In one Candidatus Scalindua japonica genomic region, the following are encoded:
- a CDS encoding carbonic anhydrase, which translates to MELGHFFYDLLVHNEGFVEKSEDTQFSAYEDQQHPPITMLTCADSRIQGKILGMDLINKVFTVRNAGNQVARNKGSLAYALTALNTPIFFILGHTNCGAVNFAAGASLANVRKLEESKDDSSVVSVTGGQKKEGGIQLTSSKGESKIISSLKKSDFSAASREVQREMLPLTIPIERGIAHLVKIGNKKKELAYLSQVNVDYQVEKALEYYGDRVKENKLAIVGGIYDFVGAYSDKRGRVVVTNINGIYEEKKLQESAMAFCETDNTLDKSSESYKLCCKLIEEKVSRI; encoded by the coding sequence ATGGAACTTGGACATTTCTTTTATGATCTTTTAGTCCACAATGAAGGATTCGTAGAGAAGAGTGAAGATACGCAGTTTTCAGCTTATGAAGACCAGCAACATCCACCTATAACAATGCTCACTTGTGCTGATTCTCGTATACAGGGGAAGATTCTTGGGATGGACCTCATTAATAAGGTGTTTACGGTCCGTAACGCGGGAAATCAGGTTGCCAGGAACAAGGGTAGCCTTGCATATGCTTTAACGGCCCTTAATACTCCAATATTTTTTATACTTGGACACACAAATTGTGGGGCAGTAAATTTTGCAGCTGGTGCCAGTCTGGCAAATGTAAGAAAACTGGAAGAATCAAAAGATGACTCTTCAGTGGTGTCTGTCACAGGTGGGCAGAAAAAAGAGGGCGGAATTCAACTTACCTCTTCTAAAGGAGAGTCAAAGATTATCAGTAGTCTGAAAAAATCGGACTTTTCTGCAGCCAGTCGTGAGGTCCAGCGTGAAATGCTCCCTTTGACCATTCCGATTGAGAGAGGAATTGCTCATTTAGTGAAGATCGGTAACAAAAAAAAGGAACTTGCTTATCTTAGCCAGGTGAATGTTGATTATCAGGTAGAGAAAGCACTCGAATATTATGGTGACAGAGTAAAGGAGAATAAACTGGCAATTGTTGGTGGTATCTATGATTTTGTTGGTGCTTATTCTGATAAACGTGGAAGAGTTGTGGTCACCAATATAAATGGAATCTATGAGGAAAAGAAGCTTCAGGAAAGTGCCATGGCCTTTTGTGAGACCGATAACACTCTCGACAAATCCAGCGAATCATATAAGCTTTGTTGTAAATTAATTGAAGAGAAGGTGTCTCGCATTTAG
- the nhaA gene encoding Na+/H+ antiporter NhaA: MKEQNKPIDDSCHDGIFYAPWEKTFNRILTPFEEFIHRQATSGILLMIMAMLAMVLANSGLAEFYHQLIETHISIDVGSWEMEKTVHHWVNDGLMTLFFFVVGLELKREVLVGELADVRKATLPIAAAIGGMAAPALIYYFINPEGVASGGWGMPMATDIAFALGALALISHRVPKALITFLVALAIVDDLGAVTVIAIFYTENISLDALAFAGGLFGLLIVFNRGGIRSFTPYFIVSVLLWYMLMQSGVHATLAGVLAAFSIPAIPKYNPMVFNERVKYLMKRFESSHEHDKSIMNNAELRAIVCSLESSAQSVQTLSQRLEHTWHMPVAYIIIPFFILANAGTQLELSSLSETLAHPVALGVSLGLIVGKFAGITGVSWLLLRFGFARLPSGVRFTQIAGVSLLAGIGFTMSMFIAELAFEHQENLLLISKTGLMFASLIAGVAGSVWLFVVSKQNEVSDDCGVEHADTTNYQVQSFL, encoded by the coding sequence ATGAAAGAACAAAACAAACCGATTGATGACTCCTGTCACGATGGGATTTTTTATGCCCCCTGGGAAAAAACATTTAATCGAATACTGACTCCTTTTGAGGAGTTTATACATCGTCAGGCTACTAGCGGCATATTGTTAATGATAATGGCTATGCTGGCTATGGTATTGGCAAACTCCGGTCTTGCCGAATTCTATCATCAGCTGATAGAGACGCATATTTCAATAGATGTTGGTTCCTGGGAGATGGAAAAAACAGTGCATCATTGGGTCAACGATGGTTTGATGACCCTCTTTTTCTTTGTGGTCGGTCTGGAGCTTAAACGCGAGGTTTTAGTTGGTGAACTTGCAGACGTGCGCAAAGCTACGCTTCCGATTGCGGCAGCGATTGGTGGTATGGCCGCACCAGCCCTGATTTACTACTTTATTAATCCGGAAGGGGTAGCTTCCGGCGGGTGGGGAATGCCGATGGCTACCGATATTGCTTTTGCGCTTGGCGCGTTGGCTCTGATCTCGCACCGTGTGCCTAAAGCACTGATTACTTTCCTGGTTGCCCTGGCTATTGTCGATGATTTAGGAGCAGTAACGGTGATTGCTATTTTCTATACAGAGAATATTTCATTAGACGCGCTGGCTTTTGCAGGGGGGCTGTTTGGCTTGCTTATAGTGTTTAATCGTGGTGGTATTCGAAGCTTTACTCCCTATTTCATTGTTTCAGTTTTGTTATGGTACATGCTTATGCAATCAGGAGTACATGCTACCTTAGCGGGGGTCCTGGCGGCTTTTTCTATCCCTGCGATACCTAAATACAATCCGATGGTTTTTAATGAGCGTGTTAAATATTTAATGAAGCGGTTTGAATCCAGTCATGAACACGATAAAAGCATCATGAATAATGCTGAATTACGTGCTATTGTATGTTCCCTGGAAAGTAGCGCGCAAAGCGTTCAAACCCTGTCACAGCGTCTGGAACATACATGGCATATGCCAGTCGCTTATATCATTATTCCCTTTTTTATATTAGCTAATGCCGGAACGCAGTTGGAGCTGTCCTCTTTAAGTGAAACGTTGGCCCATCCAGTGGCATTAGGAGTATCGTTGGGCCTTATCGTTGGAAAATTTGCTGGTATTACCGGTGTGAGCTGGCTGCTTTTAAGATTTGGATTTGCGCGCTTGCCCAGTGGTGTTCGTTTCACCCAAATTGCCGGGGTATCCTTGCTGGCTGGAATTGGATTTACGATGTCTATGTTCATCGCTGAACTTGCCTTTGAGCATCAGGAAAATCTATTACTTATCTCCAAAACTGGTCTTATGTTTGCTTCTCTCATTGCAGGTGTCGCGGGTTCTGTCTGGTTGTTTGTTGTAAGCAAACAAAATGAAGTCAGTGATGATTGTGGGGTGGAACATGCGGATACAACTAATTATCAGGTACAATCGTTTCTGTAA
- the nhaD gene encoding sodium:proton antiporter NhaD — MFFLMIAVFVIGYLAIALEHTIKVDKAATALITGALCWGIYSFAPDIVLHYNSQESINVIAQSEQTPPWLKEYLSHETINRSIDDRYGSTPNIIKRKRLHIPIHQFPAEETPEILHGYIEHSITHTLSEVAAILFFLLCAMTIVEVIDAHEGFRIITDFIKTTSKVKLMWIVGLITFFFSAALDNLTSSIVMTTLLKKFMKKKKNIWMFAGVIIITANAGGAWSPIGDITTIMLWIDGHITSLNIITSLILPSLVCMVVPLGILSFKMKGKVVRPEDTRVKHQLSDPTTDTERKVVFFLGIGGLLFVPLCKVITHLPPVIGISFSLGVLWVVTELMHHSKNEEVKSTRTIVGVLRKVDTTTILFFLGILIAVASLQSAGHLGYVATYLDNHVGNIYAINLIIGLLSAVVDNVPLVAGAMGMYEIAPGGHFAVNGTFWELLAYCAGTGGSVLIIGSAAGVAVMGILKIDFIWYLSKMSLLALAGYLAGAGTYYLLNAL; from the coding sequence ATGTTTTTTTTAATGATTGCCGTTTTTGTTATAGGCTATCTGGCGATAGCGCTGGAACATACGATAAAAGTTGACAAGGCGGCAACCGCGCTGATAACCGGTGCTTTGTGCTGGGGAATTTACTCGTTTGCTCCCGATATTGTACTTCATTACAATAGTCAGGAGTCAATTAATGTTATTGCCCAATCAGAACAGACACCACCCTGGCTAAAGGAGTATTTGTCTCACGAGACTATTAATCGAAGCATAGACGATCGTTATGGTTCTACTCCGAACATAATTAAACGAAAAAGACTACATATTCCGATCCACCAATTTCCTGCAGAAGAGACACCGGAGATATTACACGGCTATATTGAACATTCGATTACTCATACTTTAAGTGAAGTAGCAGCAATCCTTTTTTTCCTGTTATGTGCAATGACGATTGTAGAGGTGATTGACGCGCATGAAGGTTTTCGCATAATCACAGATTTCATAAAAACCACCAGCAAGGTGAAGTTGATGTGGATTGTAGGTTTAATTACATTCTTTTTCTCGGCAGCGCTGGATAATCTGACAAGCTCTATTGTGATGACAACGTTGCTGAAGAAGTTTATGAAAAAGAAGAAGAATATCTGGATGTTTGCGGGTGTTATAATTATTACCGCTAATGCCGGAGGCGCCTGGTCGCCTATTGGTGATATTACTACCATTATGTTATGGATTGACGGACATATCACCTCTCTTAATATCATAACTTCATTGATACTCCCAAGCCTAGTATGCATGGTAGTACCATTAGGAATTCTCTCTTTTAAGATGAAAGGTAAAGTTGTCAGACCAGAAGATACCCGGGTGAAGCATCAACTTTCTGATCCCACTACAGATACTGAACGGAAAGTTGTTTTCTTCCTTGGTATTGGAGGATTGCTTTTTGTACCTTTATGTAAAGTTATAACACATCTTCCTCCGGTTATAGGGATAAGTTTCAGCCTGGGTGTACTCTGGGTAGTTACGGAGTTGATGCATCACAGCAAGAACGAAGAAGTAAAATCGACAAGAACGATAGTTGGAGTGCTCAGAAAAGTAGATACGACGACTATCTTGTTCTTCCTTGGTATCCTTATTGCAGTTGCCTCGTTACAATCTGCCGGACACTTAGGATATGTTGCTACCTATCTTGATAATCATGTAGGCAATATATATGCTATCAATTTGATAATAGGATTATTATCTGCTGTTGTAGATAATGTACCACTTGTGGCAGGGGCTATGGGCATGTACGAGATAGCGCCAGGTGGCCATTTTGCCGTGAACGGAACATTCTGGGAACTCCTCGCCTATTGTGCCGGAACCGGGGGAAGTGTTCTGATAATTGGATCAGCTGCAGGCGTCGCTGTTATGGGTATTCTCAAAATTGATTTCATCTGGTACTTGAGTAAAATGAGCTTACTGGCGCTGGCCGGTTACCTGGCTGGAGCAGGAACCTACTATCTTCTCAACGCATTATAA
- a CDS encoding SulP family inorganic anion transporter, giving the protein MMKKQSIFSTLNRDIPSSIVVLFVALPLCLGIALASGAPLFSGLIAGIVGGILVGAISKSAHGVSGPAAGLAVIILTALITTPFETFLLAVVIGGIIQIILGFLRAGIIGYYFPLSAINGMLAGIGIIIFIKQLPFAFGYDGEWKGPDYHACMSDGNTFKALMQYFEHITAGAVIIAIISMAILLSWELYLTKKHKFFRLIQGPIVVVAAGIIFQLLTKSFFSQYHLSHEYLVHVPVANSVSSFFGQFTFPDFSQIGNKEVYILGVTIALVASLETLLCVEATDKLDPHKRVTPTNRELFAQGAGNIVSGMIGGLAITQVIVRSSANVQAGAESKISAILHGFFLLICVAFVPGILNLIPLPALACILLMVGYKLAKPALFVKQYRLGWEQFVPFIVTILGIVFEDLLIGLALGCCVGSATILIRNFKNSHFLHKQTSDGKQQIKISLSEDVTFLNKGAIIKELAAIPNDSYLTIDMSKCASIDYDVREAIGDFIISADDRNINVKVIQPLGRSSAKEEIYSKKLDKWVYALPVQSNPSTD; this is encoded by the coding sequence ATGATGAAAAAACAATCCATTTTTTCCACGTTAAATCGAGATATACCATCAAGTATCGTTGTGCTCTTTGTTGCCTTACCGCTTTGTCTTGGAATAGCATTGGCAAGCGGAGCGCCGCTGTTTTCCGGTCTTATTGCAGGAATTGTTGGTGGTATACTTGTCGGGGCGATAAGTAAATCCGCTCATGGAGTCAGCGGGCCTGCTGCGGGCCTTGCTGTAATTATCCTGACTGCATTAATTACTACACCGTTTGAAACCTTTTTGCTGGCCGTAGTCATCGGCGGCATAATTCAAATAATCCTTGGTTTTTTAAGAGCTGGAATTATAGGATATTATTTTCCATTATCGGCTATAAATGGAATGCTTGCGGGTATTGGGATCATTATTTTCATTAAACAGTTACCTTTTGCATTTGGATATGATGGAGAGTGGAAAGGGCCTGATTACCATGCCTGCATGAGTGATGGCAATACGTTTAAAGCGCTGATGCAGTATTTTGAACATATAACAGCCGGGGCAGTAATAATTGCTATTATTTCAATGGCAATTCTATTATCATGGGAATTGTACCTGACAAAGAAACATAAATTTTTCAGGTTAATACAGGGACCAATAGTTGTAGTAGCTGCAGGTATTATTTTTCAACTTTTAACAAAAAGTTTTTTTTCCCAATACCATTTAAGCCATGAGTACCTGGTACATGTGCCGGTTGCGAACAGTGTCTCCTCTTTCTTTGGACAATTTACTTTTCCTGATTTCAGCCAGATAGGTAATAAAGAAGTTTATATCCTGGGTGTTACGATAGCACTCGTAGCCAGCTTAGAGACACTTTTATGTGTAGAGGCTACGGACAAGCTGGATCCTCATAAGAGAGTTACACCAACCAACCGTGAGCTATTTGCCCAGGGCGCCGGAAACATTGTATCCGGGATGATTGGCGGGTTGGCAATTACTCAGGTGATCGTTAGAAGTTCAGCAAATGTACAGGCTGGTGCAGAATCAAAAATATCTGCTATTCTTCACGGGTTTTTTCTATTGATTTGCGTTGCCTTTGTTCCAGGCATTCTTAATCTCATACCTTTACCTGCTCTTGCGTGTATATTGTTAATGGTTGGATATAAATTAGCGAAACCTGCTCTTTTTGTAAAACAATACAGACTGGGATGGGAGCAATTTGTACCGTTTATTGTCACTATACTGGGCATTGTTTTTGAAGATCTATTGATAGGGCTTGCTTTAGGGTGCTGTGTAGGTTCTGCCACTATCTTAATTCGTAACTTTAAGAATTCTCATTTTTTACACAAGCAGACATCTGACGGAAAACAACAAATAAAAATCAGCCTGTCTGAAGATGTTACTTTTTTGAATAAAGGGGCGATCATAAAAGAGTTGGCAGCAATCCCCAATGATAGTTACCTGACTATTGATATGAGTAAATGTGCCAGCATTGATTACGATGTAAGGGAGGCAATCGGGGATTTTATTATTTCAGCAGACGATAGAAATATAAACGTAAAAGTGATCCAGCCTCTTGGCCGATCTTCTGCAAAAGAAGAGATTTACTCTAAGAAACTGGATAAATGGGTCTATGCTTTGCCTGTACAAAGCAATCCGTCAACAGATTAA
- a CDS encoding DUF2294 domain-containing protein, with amino-acid sequence MEKTTKGQLEAKISEAIIKFEKEFMGRGPLEANTFIIKDAIMIRCKGVLTPAEVQLTKTQEGAKLIKRTRMQLLEGAKMLLKNIVSDITGCKTKSLHSDISTKTGEKVIVFILDQNLESRFKYLAIK; translated from the coding sequence ATGGAAAAAACAACTAAAGGACAACTGGAAGCAAAAATAAGTGAAGCAATAATAAAGTTTGAAAAAGAATTTATGGGTAGAGGCCCATTAGAAGCAAACACCTTTATTATAAAGGACGCAATAATGATACGCTGCAAAGGAGTCCTTACACCGGCAGAGGTACAACTGACTAAAACCCAGGAAGGCGCCAAGTTGATAAAAAGGACGCGTATGCAATTGTTAGAAGGAGCAAAAATGCTATTAAAGAATATCGTATCTGACATTACCGGCTGCAAAACAAAAAGTCTACACTCTGACATCAGTACAAAGACAGGAGAAAAGGTAATTGTTTTCATATTGGACCAAAACCTTGAGTCAAGATTTAAATATCTGGCAATAAAGTAA
- a CDS encoding formylglycine-generating enzyme family protein, translating to MQTIRTGYNRQIFFYYLLTLVMIVLNIGMTDVFAQGNELSYEKQLDSLLNTATSDLDAERWEDAVHNLERAKKLAVSLPGEFHYLFGKALLKTGNYDYSLSNLTDYITLEGREGKYFEEAINLIVEARNKQDEKRRPTVEPHHQVTKAAEEIEDGMVFVKGGCFEMGDIFNTGGSDEKPVHTVCVSGFYLGRTEVTQKQWAYVTGKNPSKFQCEDCPVERVSWDDIQEFIKKLNEKTGMNYRLPTEAEWEYAARSGGLKQQWAGTNNEGEIGEYAWYGSTAEGRTHSVGSKQPNGIGLYDMMGNVWEWCSDWYDKRYYDVSPAKDPQGPSEGHGRVLRGGGWRSKDKGLRTTDRNDFIPTEKKFSDIGFRLARCLQY from the coding sequence ATGCAGACAATTCGAACCGGATATAACAGACAGATTTTCTTTTACTACTTATTAACACTGGTTATGATTGTACTCAATATTGGCATGACAGATGTGTTTGCGCAAGGTAATGAGTTGTCGTATGAAAAACAATTGGATTCATTGCTTAACACTGCAACTTCAGATCTGGATGCTGAAAGATGGGAAGATGCTGTACATAACTTAGAGAGAGCGAAGAAACTGGCGGTTAGTCTGCCAGGAGAATTTCATTATCTATTCGGGAAGGCACTTTTAAAAACGGGAAACTATGATTACTCGTTATCAAATTTAACCGATTACATCACATTAGAAGGCAGGGAAGGGAAATATTTTGAAGAAGCAATTAACCTGATCGTGGAAGCAAGGAACAAACAAGATGAAAAAAGACGTCCAACAGTAGAGCCACATCATCAGGTAACAAAAGCTGCTGAAGAGATCGAGGACGGTATGGTTTTTGTGAAAGGTGGGTGTTTTGAAATGGGAGATATCTTTAACACAGGGGGTAGTGATGAAAAACCGGTGCATACGGTATGCGTGAGTGGGTTTTATCTGGGGAGAACAGAAGTAACACAGAAACAGTGGGCATATGTAACAGGTAAGAATCCGTCGAAATTCCAATGTGAAGACTGCCCGGTAGAAAGAGTGAGCTGGGATGATATTCAGGAGTTTATAAAAAAACTGAATGAAAAAACCGGCATGAATTACCGCCTGCCAACAGAAGCGGAGTGGGAATATGCTGCAAGGAGTGGTGGATTGAAGCAGCAATGGGCTGGGACAAATAATGAAGGGGAAATTGGAGAATATGCCTGGTATGGATCTACTGCCGAGGGCCGTACACATAGTGTGGGGAGCAAGCAGCCTAATGGAATTGGCCTTTACGATATGATGGGAAATGTATGGGAGTGGTGTTCAGACTGGTATGACAAGAGATATTATGATGTCAGTCCCGCTAAAGATCCTCAGGGTCCTTCAGAAGGGCACGGCCGTGTTTTGCGGGGTGGTGGTTGGCGCAGCAAAGATAAGGGCTTGCGTACGACAGATCGTAATGATTTTATTCCCACCGAAAAAAAGTTCAGTGATATCGGTTTCCGTCTTGCCAGGTGCCTGCAATATTAG
- a CDS encoding ParB/RepB/Spo0J family partition protein: MAYVQVLINDIDLSSEGHDKYVFNYKQDFNNIKKSLNRIGLISPVVLKKNTDYDVTYTVVCGLRRVMACRALGMESIEAKIIDGINEEEVLLLSLHDNVYSRGFNEIEKAIVLKRFLAIGYSKDRVLAEIAPLLKIPSNKNIMDKYLSVLRLGSSMKQSVARGELELEKAFLLVLFDTEEREIIYKFLFRESITNINEAKETIKNLFDLKLIKQLSIEELLSLEEISLIIVDSKLNKRQKGEKIYRLIKSMRCPTISLKEDEFDKSYRAMRLDNDVRINHSRYFEGDGIRITLKASNEEKLGNNLKKLLSNIRNGMFKKIFSIVE, translated from the coding sequence ATGGCTTACGTACAGGTTTTAATAAACGATATTGATTTATCTTCAGAAGGGCATGATAAATATGTCTTTAATTATAAGCAGGATTTTAATAACATAAAAAAATCGCTGAATAGAATTGGATTAATCAGTCCTGTTGTTTTGAAAAAGAATACTGATTATGATGTGACATATACTGTTGTGTGTGGGTTGCGGCGCGTCATGGCTTGCCGGGCCTTAGGGATGGAGAGTATAGAAGCAAAGATAATCGATGGTATAAATGAAGAAGAGGTTTTATTGCTGAGCCTTCACGATAATGTATACTCAAGGGGGTTCAATGAAATAGAGAAGGCAATTGTCTTAAAAAGGTTTCTGGCTATAGGGTATTCTAAAGATAGAGTGTTGGCTGAAATAGCCCCACTCCTTAAAATACCATCAAATAAGAATATAATGGACAAATACCTTTCCGTTTTACGGCTGGGGAGTTCAATGAAACAGTCTGTAGCAAGAGGTGAACTTGAACTGGAAAAAGCATTTCTTCTTGTTTTATTTGACACAGAAGAAAGAGAAATTATCTATAAATTCCTTTTTAGAGAATCAATCACTAACATAAATGAAGCAAAAGAGACAATAAAAAATCTATTCGATCTTAAGTTGATAAAACAGTTATCAATAGAAGAGTTGCTGTCTTTAGAGGAAATTAGTCTCATCATCGTGGATAGTAAACTTAATAAGAGACAAAAAGGGGAGAAGATATACAGATTAATAAAGTCTATGCGTTGTCCTACTATCAGTCTGAAAGAGGATGAGTTTGACAAATCATACAGGGCTATGAGGCTGGATAATGATGTTCGGATTAATCACTCCAGGTATTTTGAAGGAGATGGTATCAGGATAACGTTAAAGGCATCTAATGAAGAAAAGTTAGGGAATAATCTCAAGAAACTCCTTTCAAATATCAGGAATGGAATGTTTAAGAAAATCTTTTCTATTGTAGAATAA
- a CDS encoding chloride channel protein → MVKDNKVGLKIIAAARKLKIFDDTFILMLAALVGLAGAYFAIIFRYLIVYMTSLIGILCGYISIGINYVALFVGKISFLDISGEINEFKGLQFVYISIIPVVGLIIVAFITNIFAKEAKGHGVPEVMSAVARKGGLIRPRIVFIKMFVSAICIGSGGSVGREGPIVQIGSAIGSFFGRFFKMPSFAVTVLVGCGAAAGISATFNAPIAGTLFASEVILKDIRINSVTPILISSLVADSISRAYYGNIPAFIVSQYELASYGELSLYCLLGVLAGLVAVLFIKVLYKTEDIFDAVKIHWLLKATIGGLLLGLVSMFCPEINGVGYGVIENVLNNPGQFSIFMLSLLCILKIVMTSVTIGAGGSGGVFAPSLFMGAALGGLFGVCVQDVPYFAIASPGAYALVGMSAVVAGTTHAPIQAILILVEMTGDYEIILPIMVSCIISHIVAKKIESGSIYTMKLIRRGESMEMGKDKAILKHLRVADVVVRNCITVESHTPFDKILQKLRSSNADAFPVLNEKEEYVGMIDLRQISNILHSDTLLSDEAKKHLLAKDLVLTDQYTLTLDQDLLEVYNEMCMEEHECLPVVDEDDDKKLIGIVTRFHVMYRYNKEMVLSQGDSAQK, encoded by the coding sequence ATGGTTAAAGATAATAAAGTTGGATTAAAAATCATTGCGGCGGCCAGAAAATTAAAGATTTTCGACGATACATTTATACTCATGCTGGCGGCGCTGGTAGGGCTTGCAGGTGCGTATTTTGCAATTATATTTCGATATTTAATAGTTTACATGACGTCTTTAATTGGAATTCTGTGCGGATATATTTCCATTGGGATTAATTATGTAGCACTGTTTGTAGGTAAAATATCTTTCCTTGATATCAGCGGTGAAATTAATGAATTCAAAGGATTACAATTTGTTTACATATCAATAATACCTGTTGTTGGGCTTATTATCGTTGCTTTTATAACAAATATATTTGCAAAAGAGGCAAAAGGCCATGGGGTTCCGGAGGTTATGTCTGCTGTCGCCAGAAAAGGTGGCTTGATCAGGCCACGCATCGTTTTTATAAAGATGTTTGTGTCGGCAATATGCATAGGTTCCGGAGGGTCAGTTGGTAGAGAAGGGCCAATCGTACAAATTGGATCTGCCATAGGATCTTTTTTCGGACGTTTTTTCAAAATGCCCAGTTTTGCGGTAACCGTACTTGTCGGCTGCGGCGCGGCTGCAGGCATTTCAGCAACTTTCAATGCACCTATAGCCGGTACTTTATTTGCCTCTGAAGTCATCCTGAAAGATATCAGGATCAACAGCGTTACCCCCATACTTATATCTTCTTTAGTTGCTGATTCCATTTCAAGGGCTTATTACGGAAATATCCCCGCATTTATTGTTTCTCAATATGAACTGGCCAGTTATGGAGAGCTGAGCTTGTATTGCCTGCTTGGTGTGTTGGCCGGCCTGGTTGCGGTGCTTTTTATTAAGGTTCTTTATAAAACAGAAGATATTTTTGATGCAGTTAAGATCCACTGGTTACTAAAAGCCACTATAGGGGGATTGTTATTGGGGCTTGTAAGTATGTTCTGTCCTGAGATAAATGGAGTAGGGTATGGGGTTATAGAAAATGTACTGAATAATCCCGGCCAATTCAGTATTTTTATGTTGTCTCTTTTATGTATACTCAAAATAGTTATGACATCGGTTACGATTGGAGCTGGGGGTTCAGGTGGAGTATTCGCGCCTTCGTTGTTTATGGGTGCTGCTCTGGGTGGACTTTTTGGGGTTTGTGTTCAGGATGTTCCTTATTTTGCTATTGCTTCGCCAGGGGCATATGCGCTGGTGGGTATGTCTGCCGTTGTAGCAGGTACAACTCATGCGCCCATTCAGGCAATCCTTATTTTGGTAGAAATGACCGGTGATTATGAAATAATTCTGCCGATTATGGTAAGCTGTATAATCAGTCACATAGTTGCGAAGAAAATTGAAAGCGGCTCTATCTATACAATGAAGCTTATCAGAAGAGGGGAATCAATGGAAATGGGTAAAGATAAAGCAATCCTGAAACACTTGCGGGTAGCTGATGTTGTCGTTAGAAATTGTATAACTGTTGAGTCGCATACGCCTTTCGATAAGATTCTACAAAAATTGCGCTCATCTAATGCTGATGCATTTCCGGTATTGAATGAAAAGGAAGAGTATGTTGGAATGATAGATTTAAGACAGATTAGTAATATATTACATAGCGATACATTGCTTAGCGATGAAGCAAAGAAACATCTGCTTGCAAAAGATCTGGTATTAACCGATCAATATACACTCACACTCGACCAGGATTTACTTGAAGTGTACAATGAGATGTGTATGGAAGAACATGAATGTCTTCCAGTAGTTGACGAAGATGATGATAAGAAACTCATTGGGATAGTTACAAGGTTTCATGTGATGTACCGATACAATAAAGAAATGGTATTATCACAGGGAGACAGTGCTCAAAAATAA